One Perognathus longimembris pacificus isolate PPM17 chromosome 2, ASM2315922v1, whole genome shotgun sequence DNA segment encodes these proteins:
- the LOC125345681 gene encoding taste receptor type 2 member 143-like, which yields MLPTLTVIFKAIFCLESLAAMLQNGILATVLVREWMQSSTPLVADKLVACLALSRFFLHGAALMNNFLVLFGFCYPENFTGVLWDFFNTFILWLTAWLAIFYCVKVSSFSHPIFLWLKWRFSRLLTRLLLGSLILSSISAIIIAIGNAMAAQFSWGNCTTIYKSLDFFRNYYFSHGVVMWLPPFLLILLSIMLLMFSLCQHVGHMRDHRSGLRNSSIQAHTTVLKSLAFFLFFNTLYFLNLIIFTVNSIPIQSHWYWVKEVIIYAGLTIHTFILVVSSPKLRKALKLKC from the coding sequence ATGCTCCCCACACTCACAGTCATCTTCAAGGCCATCTTTTGTCTGGAGTCATTGGCTGCGATGCTACAGAATGGCATCCTGGCCACAGTGCTGGTCAGGGAGTGGATGCAGAGCTCGACCCCTCTGGTAGCTGACAAGCTCGTGGCCTGTCTCGCCCTCTCTCGCTTCTTCCTGCATGGAGCAGCCCTGATGAACAACTTCCTggtcttgtttggtttttgttatcCTGAAAACTTCACGGGCGTCTTGTGGGACTTCTTCAACACTTTCATTTTATGGCTTACCGCCTGGCTTGCCATCTTCTACTGTGTAAAGGTCTCCTCTTTCTCCCACCCCATCTTCCTGTGGCTGAAGTGGAGGTTTTCTCGACTACTTACCAGGCTATTGTTGGGCTCTCTGATCCTCAGTAGCATCTCAGCCATCATCATAGCCATTGGCAACGCAATGGCAGCTCAGTTTTCCTGGGGAAACTGCACGACAATTTATAAGTCATTGGACTTCTTCCGGAATTATTATTTCTCCCATGGTGTGGTTATGTGGCTCCCTCCTTTCCTGCTGATCCTGTTGTCCATCATGCTGCTCATGTTCTCACTGTGCCAGCATGTAGGGCACATGAGGGACCACAGGTCAGGGCTTCGCAATTCCAGCATCCAGGCTCACACCACCGTTCTGAAGTCACtggccttctttcttttcttcaatacACTGTATTTCCTGaacttgatcatttttactgtGAACAGCATACCCATCCAGAGCCACTGGTACTGGGTCAAGGAGGTGATAATCTACGCTGGCCTCACCATACATACCTTCATCTTGGTAGTAAGCAGCCCTAAGCTGAGAAAGGCCCTCAAGCTGAAGTGTTAG
- the Tas2r60 gene encoding LOW QUALITY PROTEIN: taste receptor type 2 member 60 (The sequence of the model RefSeq protein was modified relative to this genomic sequence to represent the inferred CDS: inserted 1 base in 1 codon; deleted 1 base in 1 codon; substituted 2 bases at 2 genomic stop codons), which translates to MMMMVVVVVVVVKRKSGDHRASGCQETDMKIIILVIILLLLCLLGILGNGVITAVLGMKWLLRRALSPYHKLLVSLALSRFCLKGVVIGKSIYIFQRLTVFPYNPIMQLITFLWDFLNALTIWFCTWLGLFYCMKIVKITHPVFLRLKYKVPGWIPWMQCGAVAFSGLKTILGFIGNQIMYXDSLRNDWQSWNATEYSLRTSFEKFYFFSLELIMWTIPSAMFLLFMVLVLTSLGRHMKKNXMNTQRFQDSQIQAPARPLLTLFSFFILFISCFLSLVLSPANTFPPQKREYWVWQVVIHXCTAIHTYILLFSDPRLREILERGSSSRCGSS; encoded by the exons atgatgatgatggtggtggtggtggtggtagtggtgaa GAGAAAGAGTGGAGATCACCGGGCGTCAGGAtgtcaggaaactgacatgaagatCATCATCTTGGTTATTATTTTGCTGCTTTTGTGTCTCTTGGGGATTCTGGGCAATGGAGTCATCACTGCAGTATTAGGCATGAAGTGGTTGCTACGGAGAGCCTTGTCACCTTATCATAAATTATTGGTCAGCCTGGCACTCTCTCGCTTCTGTCTGAAGGGGGTGGTGATAGGTAAGAGTATTTATATTTTCCAGCGTTTAACAGTCTTCCCTTATAACCCCATCATGCAACTCATAACCTTCCTGTGGGACTTTTTGAATGCTctcaccatatggttttgtaccTGGCTCGGTTTATTCTACTGCATGAAAATTGTAAAGATAACCCACCCTGTCTTCCTCCGGCTAAAGTACAAAGTGCCTGGCTGGATACCATGGATGCAGTGTGGTGCTGTGGCATTCTCTGGCTTGAAAACTATCCTAGGCTTCATAGGCAACCAGATAATGTACTAGGACTCTCTAAGGAATGACTGGCAATCTTGGAATGCCACCGAGTATAGCCTAAGAACCTCATTTGAGAAGTTCTACTTCTTCTCTCTAGAACTGATCATGTGGACAATCCCTTCTGctatgtttttgctattcatggtttTGGTCCTCACATCTCTGggaagacacatgaagaagaacTGAATGAACACCCAAAGATTTCAAGATTCCCAGATTCAGGCCCCTGCC AGACCTCTTCtcactctcttctctttcttcatccTTTTCATCTCCTGTTTCCTGTCATTGGTTCTCAGTCCTGCCAATACTTTTCCACCTCAGAAACGTGAGTATTGGGTATGGCAGGTGGTGATTC TGTGCACAGCAATTCACACTTACATTCTGCTCTTCAGTGACCCCAGGTTGAGAGAAATACTGGAGCGGGGTTCTTCTTCAAGGTGTGGCTCATCCTGA